acatacaatacacaacaacaacaacaacaacaacaacaacaacaacaattcaattcaattcaattcaattcaattcaattcaattcaattcaattcaattcaataactttattatccgTATATGAATGCGGAAATTTGTCTTTCGGCTCAAAgcacaatttacaaacaatttacacaagtacaatatatacatatacatatacatacagtgagtttaaaatgactttacagtgagtttaaaatagacacagctgttggaacgaacgattttttaaaaaggtttttccTTGCAAGAGGCATTCTGTAACGGCGACCAGATGGGAGCTTAGTGAAAGAATTATGTAAGGGATGCGTATAATCATTGACTATTTTCTGGGCTTTTCTGTTAACTGCCGTATGATAATGACATGCCAGTGTTGTTTGACGACAGCCAATGATCTTCTCTGCTGTGTTTACAATACGACAAAGTTTACTCTTGTTTTTAACCGTGAGATTACAATACCAAAGGAttatattgaaagtcaaaacactttcaataataGATCTATACACTAATTGCAGCACGTTCTGACTGACATCGAATGACTTTAATTTCCTAAGGAGATACAGTCTCTGTTGAGCTTTTTTCGCAATATAGTCTGTGTTTTCGGCAAAGGAGAGCTTGCCATCGAGAATTGACCCAAGGTATTTGAAACTAGTAACAACTTCAACAGAGTCTCCATTCATTGATACAGGTGtgaattggtcagttactttatgtgctacaactaattcttttgtttttgaaacattcatttctaaaaagCTGTCTTTACACCAATTCTTTAAAATTCCAATGTCACAAAAATATTCAGCTAAAGAGTCTTCATCAAGTAACAGACCTACAAGTGCCATGTCATCGGCAAATTTAAACAGACAACTTATTGCAGAATTACATCTCATGTGatcagtataaattgaaaataatgttggtgACAACACGCAACCTTGGGGAGCACCAGTATTCAGTATAATTTCATCAGACATATAACCATTGAAAAAAAACCTCTGAGGTCTGTCTTTAAGAAAGTCATGGATCCAGAGAACTAAGTTAGAATTAACATTTAACTTAATCAACTGTTTTAATAGAATGCATGGCTGTATAGTATTGAATGCGCTGGAGAAGTCTATGAACAGAATCCGTACGTACGCATTCTTACGTTCTAAATGTTGTACAATTAAGTTAAAAAGTGTGATAGATGCATCCTCAACCCCCCTGTGTGCTTTATATGCAAACTGGAAGGGATCTAGCTTGTCAACTACATCACTGAGCAGAAACTTCCTAACTATACCTTCCATGCACTTGCACAAAATTGATGTCAATGCAATTGGCCGGTAGTCATTTAACTGTTTAGGGTTGGGCttctttggaactggaatgattGTGGATGTCTTCCATGAGCGCGGAACAACATGACAATTTAGAAGTATTTGAAAAATGTAGGTGAATACAGGACTGAGTTGTCTAGCACAGGTTTTCAGAACCCTAGTTGTGATTCTATCAGGGCCAGCCGCTTTGTTCCCAGTTAACTTTAAAAAACTTGATTCAACATCACCTTCAGAAATATGAATGGGATCAGGTTGGATATTCTGACATAATTCTAAACATTTCTTGCTAAAGTCCATAGTATCAAAACGAGCGTAAAAGTTATTCAGTTCATTTGAAAGGACAGATGGATCTGTGTTAAATGGAGTTTgctgtttactttgttgtttccCCATCATAGTTTTCAGTCCATCCCAAGCAGCTTTAGCATTACCAGTTTTCAACTTGTCTTCGACCTTTGATTTGTATTTGTGTCTTGCAATTCTGGCTTGTCTTCTAAACTCTTTCTCCTTTTCTCTATACTCTTCCTTATTGTTATGCAAAAATGCTACTCGTTTTTCGTTCAAAATCATCTTCAACTCCTTTGTAATCCAGGGTTTATTATTCGGGAATATACGCACTGATTTATTCTTAACAACAATGCCTTCACAGAACTCAATGTAGCAGGATATGGTATCAACTAGTTCTTGTGGATTGGAACACTTTTCCTTAAACATATCCCAGTCAGTTATTTCGAAACAGTTTTTTAGTTCTTCGGTACATTCCGGCGACCAAATCtgaatagttttaatttgttgtttttcagtttttaaCCTTTGCCTGTATTTCGGAAGAAGGTGCACTACATTGTGATCTGAGCGCCCAAGAGGTGGTCTCCCAATCGATATATACGCGTTTGGGATGTTTCCGTAACATAAGTCAATAGTTCTATCAAGACGTGTAGGTACGGTGACGTATTGTTGAAGGTTAGGTAGATGAGGAGTAAGGTCACACTGGTTGAAGTCACCAGCGATAAAGACAGGGTTATCAGGGGATTCTTTGACTACTTCATTGTACGCATCAGATATTTTTTCAGCGGCTGTCTTGAAGTTAGGACCTGGTACATAAGCCATCATGATTGTTACTTTTGTGAACTCCCGTGGCAAGTAAAATGGTCGAAACGATACAGTTAATAGTTCGTAGTCATGGGTGCAGACTTGCTCATGAATGTTAAATTGAGTCGCCCACCTGTTGCTGACAAAAACACACAATCCACCTCCGCAGTGTTTTTCAGCTTTTTTACAGTCCCTGTCCGCTCGTATCAGTGTATAACCAGGCAAGGCTATGTTGTCGATATCTTCTGTAAGCCAGGTTTCAGAGAAACACAAGAGGTTACTGCGTCGGAAATCTCCGTCATATCTAACAAGGGCAGTTAGTTCATCCAACTTGTTTTGGAGTGATCTCACATTGGACAAGGTGATGGTAGGGAGTGGATATTTAGAACCACGTCTTTTAAGCCTTGCTTTCAGACCTCCTCTTGAACCTCGTTTCTTTTTGCTTTTCTTATGGCATGACACACTGTTGAAATCATATTCTGAAGTGTCGAAATCAATGTTGAGATCGGAGTTGAACCTGGTATGTTGGAATGTTAGTAGGAATTCGCGGCTGTATCTCAGAACAATGGCATCGCTGGAGAGTCCGTGTTCGCTGGTAGAAAAAACGCTTGAAACACGGTCAAAAACAAGGCAAATCACAATAACGGATAAAAAGCATTTTCCATCCATACTCACTGAGGTCTAGATAAAATAACACCGATGAATAAGGTCATTAAACTGCAGCAAAAACGACAGAACAGAGACACGTTGTCGAGCCTAGGGTCAACCACAGAACAGCGCCCCAACAACAAATAAGTAAGTAAACACATCCAATTTAAACTACCAAATTAAGCGActgtagataaaaaaaataattgtttggttccagttacccgacctcCACCTAGCTTtccactgccgaccctaaactttttttatttattcaaaaaaaaaatcacaaaaattgtgaagtctcatgagaaatagtggatgaaGAAACtgtatcaaatttaaaaaacattaaattgttcttccaatctgtaatggctgtacatctgataggaagaaataaacaatatttaccCCAGCTCAATTTACAAATCTTTGTTTGAATCACAGCAACTGGTGCCTTTGTGGCGGGAATATTTCAGAAAGATTCATCACTACAAAACGCCATTTCTTATGCTTGTTGAATCAGGAGATAAATTAATGGCAGAGAGCTACTTTTTACTGTTTGGGAtcaaatgacagaaaaaaatggTATTTTAAAATTCCATCATTCACAATGAAGTGTGGTAACCACTAAAGGGAAGAGAATAAATTGTTTTATGTACCACAAACAAGCTATGTAATGACTTGATTAATCAGGTTATACACTTGAATTAAAACTAATTATTATACTATAGTAATAACACCACAAAATATCAccttaatcttttttttttgtgtgtaggAAGAATGGGagtacaaatgtatctactttcattttagtgttttgtctatgttttgtacaaaatacacTTTATGTTTGGTACATTTTATGATGCAAAATGATATTTAAGTCAGTCAacttaataattaattatttctatTTCAAGGGATGCATTCAGCTATCCATGTAATTAACAATGGCTATTTGTACAATTGcatcttatttacatgtatttatagacaatgcacaaaccaagttattgtgttcaaacagaaaatgtagATATACCTGGTCGTTCTGTCTAGACAaactgtgtctatgtcactggatGAAGTGCTGATGATGAATCGATATAAGATATTTATTTAATCTTGAAGAAAATCATTCACCAAGAATGACATTTGTGcaagttttaaatttgtaaattttagttttaattaaagtggccatatggatgaggattgggtatttgtgttggatttttaatttacaaaacagttttatcatggcttcatacatgtaaaatcaatgtgaaacaacatagactaagtctgtgtttgtagctcaattCAGTGCAAAAAGctcaaaagtgtgtaaaaagtttgttattgtacatacaataacaaagatttgacATATCTATCAATCtcctgcaatttattgagttacaaccaagtATTTgggatatgttgtttcatattgatatttcaagtaggacgccatgataacattgtcttataaattaaagatctaaaataaatacccaatcctcatccatatggccactttaataaatcatttaaatagcatgttgattatttgaaattgtataaaatatgtttgaattataACTGTGATCACCCTTTTATTAAATCATATACATGGAacaattatatgtacaatatgcTGGTAAATCCATTCTATTTTCAGCTACActtcatgtatgtatacatgcatgtatgactGAACACCAAGTTTTGAATTCTGCAATGATCAATTATAGTAGTCGTATAGTATTATAGAGTGCTCTGGACACCTACCTACATGAGCATGCACCAAAAATTACCCCAACTGCACATGTACCTACAAAATGTTATAGAGACATAGACTcagtttgattattttcatgtattgCTATTGAGTATTGTCTACTCGGACTCCCATAAGGCAATGCTTGCTCATAACAAGGAGCTAACATGAACAGTGAATAAGGAGAAagtttcaaatatgtatttctagGCAACTATGCATAATAtaagtgatataaaatcatgaagtgactTCAGATTGcagtgtttatatacaaaaatgCCATTATTTCCATTAGTAGTGACTTAAGTTTATCCCCTTTTAATGCCTTGGACAATACCCTTGGATGGAAATCTCGCATTGTAATCCCCAATCTCACTATGGAGCAGTACATTTGCAAACAGGACATTCAGTTATGAAGTGTGCACatcatatttattattgttttatagTTTAAAGATTATTAGTCAGCCAAGTAGTGAAAAGGAGATAATACCGTCTCCATCAAATGGCATCTATAGATCTGGCTATTAGGGCAAAACTTTTTTCAACAATATTAGGAATTTGTGGAGGAAATATGTTGGAGAATTCAGCATTCTGAAAATTGTTGTAGCATAGAACTAAGTAATACAGTGTCAGCAGGCAAAGGTATCGGGCATCCATCTTTTTTGTAGCATTAGCTGCGGTCAAAGACGGCTTTCACAACGGGATTACTCTCTATATATACACAACTCCAGGTGTTAAATTTGAGTTGTCAAtgagaaccaatcaaaataaagacatCCCCAAACCACCAGCTTTGAATGgacattttggcgggaaaccaTTGTCTATCATATCTACTAATAGTGACGCTAAGGTATTGCACCTGTTGCATTGGGAAACAGCCAATCAGAGTGCACTGTATACATTACTTCTTTTCTGTGAATTTACAAGTGTTCAAAAACATTCTTGCATAACATACACAGGGGGTTGACACTATACACTAATAAATTGTTCGTCTCGAAATGCAAATACGGAAATTGAGCAATGTTTGTGAAAGAACTCAGAACGCAGAAGTCAGGATGTGTTTCCCCGTTTGAATTACATACCTTTGGTATAATATAGCCCAACAAATGTAAATAAGATCAGTACGATTTCACCGGTACCTGCAGCATCGAACGTGCATTAATTGACAACACAATTCAGTATCACCGGTACCTCTATTGACCTGCATTGAAAGGAATTTTTTGAGAATTTATAAGTCGTCAGTCAGATTAACTGTCATTTTATGGTAACagtttatacatatattgattactgAACGCGGTTTCAGACTTGTTTGCTGTCCTCTAGGTTATATATAAGTTTCTATCCCATATCCATTGACTCCTCAACACgttatcaatataatttagtaagcttcttttttttacaaaaatgctGAGGCAAGTAATAATCccataatgtaatgtaaaaatgtGTTCCATAAATAGTTTAGACATAAACGTAACTGTGATTTTTCCATATCTTTA
This portion of the Glandiceps talaboti chromosome 7, keGlaTala1.1, whole genome shotgun sequence genome encodes:
- the LOC144438133 gene encoding uncharacterized protein LOC144438133 encodes the protein MDGKCFLSVIVICLVFDRVSSVFSTSEHGLSSDAIVLRYSREFLLTFQHTRFNSDLNIDFDTSEYDFNSVSCHKKSKKKRGSRGGLKARLKRRGSKYPLPTITLSNVRSLQNKLDELTALVRYDGDFRRSNLLCFSETWLTEDIDNIALPGYTLIRADRDCKKAEKHCGGGLCVFVSNRWATQFNIHEQVCTHDYELLTVSFRPFYLPREFTKVTIMMAYVPGPNFKTAAEKISDAYNEVVKESPDNPVFIAGDFNQCDLTPHLPNLQQYVTVPTRLDRTIDLCYGNIPNAYISIGRPPLGRSDHNVVHLLPKYRQRLKTEKQQIKTIQIWSPECTEELKNCFEITDWDMFKEKCSNPQELVDTISCYIEFCEGIVVKNKSVRIFPNNKPWITKELKMILNEKRVAFLHNNKEEYREKEKEFRRQARIARHKYKSKVEDKLKTGNAKAAWDGLKTMMGKQQSKQQTPFNTDPSVLSNELNNFYARFDTMDFSKKCLELCQNIQPDPIHISEGDVESSFLKLTGNKAAGPDRITTRVLKTCARQLSPVFTYIFQILLNCHVVPRSWKTSTIIPVPKKPNPKQLNDYRPIALTSILCKCMEGIVRKFLLSDVVDKLDPFQFAYKAHRGVEDASITLFNLIVQHLERLCLPPMSNACDLAEFTVNLFASHQFVTFARAEFILLVFVDEEHFSGE